The following is a genomic window from SAR86 cluster bacterium.
CCAAATTTATTGTAAGTTTTTTTTTAAGCAAAAACTTGCCCGCTTGTTCAGCAGTTTTTTTTGCAAGTTCTAACTCTTTAATAATTAAGCTTTTTTCCATTAATAATCTTTGCTATATTGCACCCTATATATCGCATTATATTTATCATCAGATATTAATAGTGAGCCATCATTCATCACAAATGGGGAAACGGGCCTTCCCCATGCATTTTCATCTTCTAACCATCCATTTATGAAATCTTCTTGATAAAGATAATTGCCATTATCATCTAAATTTACAAAAACAATTTTGTATCCAGATTTCTTTGTTCTATTCCAAGAACCATGAAGTGCAATAAATACTCCATTTTGATATTTTTTTGGAAACATACTATCGTCATAGAAAGAAATACCCAATGGAGCAACATGAGGCCCAAGTTCAGCAATTGGATCTATAAATTCTCTATTAATAGTTGGAATTAAATTTCCGAATTTAGGATCAATGACATTTTTTGCATGCTTGTAAGGATATCCATAAAAGCTTCCTTCCTCATTAATTACGTTTAATTCACATGATGGTGAATCATCTCCCAGCCAATCTCGTCCATTGTCTGAAAAATACATTTTTTTTGTAATAGGATGCCAATCAAAACCAACACTATTTCTTACGCCTTCTGCAACAGGTATTAATTTGCCATTTAATAGTTTATGTATTGCTGCATACCTAGGATCTTTTTTTTGAGGCTCAAGGCATATATTACATGGCACACCAACGGGAATATACATGTTCCCATCAGGCCCAAAATCTATATATTTAAAGCCATGCCATCTGTCTGAAGGAAGCCCATCAAAATATAATTCTTTTTTTGGAATCTGATCATCGTATGATTCAACCCATTTATCTATATTTTCAATTTTCCAAATTTTATCAATTTCAGAAAAATATAAATCCTTATTCCAATATGTTACGCCTGTTGGATTTTCTAAATCTTTAGCAACAATATATTTATTTTCGATAATACCATCATTATCTTTATCAATAAGTGCAATTATTGAGTCGCCATTCTTGGACCCGACAAAAATATAACCATTTTCAGATTGTGTTATCTGTCTTGGTGATTCAATGTTGCTTGCATAAATTGATATCTTGAAACCATCTGGTAGAGTCAATTTTTGTAAATTATCATCACTAAATATGTTGAGTGTAAAAATAAATAAATAAAACCAAACTTTATTCTTCATAATTAAAATAATAAAAATCTTAGACTATAATGGTATATATGCAGACTAGTCTAACATTATCAATTCTTTTTTTAAGTTTTTTTGCTTCGATTACATTTAACGGTCTTTTAAGAAATATTGCAAAAAAAAGAAAAATTTTAATTGATATACCAGATAAGAGTAGAAAATTTCACTCTAGATCAACACCATTAACAGGAGGGATCGGAATTTTTCTGGGCATGATAACTGCAGCTATCCTTCTTACTGGTCTAACTGAAGGGGAGTATAATTTTAAATTTAAGGATCAAGGTATTATTTCTAATATCTCTGGTAACAGTAATTTAGTTTACAAAAACTTTGAAGTAAATAATGAAGACTATAAATTATCACTAATATCAGATACAGACTCTGACAAGATTTCAGTAGGTATTGATACATTATCAAATAAAGAAAGAAATTCAAAAATTGATATAGAGCCAATATCTGATAATAAATTCAAAGTTATTTTATCTAATGGTGAATATCAAATATTTATTGTTCAAGATAATAAAGTTTCAGAAATATCTCCAAATAATGAAGAAATTTTAAACGAATACATAACCAAAAATACCGATGATTTAAGGATAAATGTCAATGATTTTGCTTTTTATTTATATTTATTTGGATTGTTAGTATTGATTTTTATGATTCTGGATGATTATTATGGTCTAAAAGCAATAACTAGACTTTTTTTTCAAGGATCGATTGCAGCAGCAATGATTTTTTTTAGTGGCGAATACTTGGTTTCTCTTGGAAATTTATTTAGCTCAAATGAAATCATACTCGGAGCAATTGGAATACCATTTACAATCTTTTGTGTAGTAGGATTAATGAATGCATTTAATATGATAGACGGTTTAAATGGTATTTGTGCCTCCTTTGTATTAATTCCCTTGGTATTTCTTACTTTTTTAGGAAAGTTTTCATACGGACTTTTAATTCCTATTGGAGCACTTCTAGGATTTTTAGCATATAACTTGGGTTATCTAGGAAAAAAAAGAAGTGTATTTTTAGGAGATAGTGGATCTAACTTACTTGGATTCATGATTGCATTTATATGTATTGAATATAGTCAAAACATCACACATGCTAGTTATATTAATCCAGTAACAGCATTATGGTTAGTTGCGCTGCCTCTTATTGATTGTCTTGGAGTCATGTTTTCTAGATCAATGAATGGTATTATGCCTTTTCGTCCTGGAAGAGATCATCTGCACCATAAATTATTAGATATGGGTTTTAAACCAAAAAGTATTTTATTAATATTTATAAGCGCTTCAATATTTCTCTGTGGTTTTGGCTTTTTGTTACAAACACTCTTTTCAGATAGCTCATATATATCTTTTTACATTTTTGTATTATTCTCTTTATTATTTTATTTATTTACAAAAAAAAGGAAAATTTAAAAATGCTTAATTTTTTTAAGAAGAAGAAAATTGAAAATGAAATTAAAGAATCAAAATATGACATTAGATTAATTGGATCTATTCTTGCCTATGAAATAGCGCGTTCTGATGGAGATATTGATGAAATCGAATTAGAGCTAATTTTAAATCAAATTAAAACAATTAGCTTGGAAGTTGAACAAAGTGAGGAAGATATTCTTAATTTAGTGGAAACCTATCATCAGGACAATGTTTCGTTCAATGAATTTATTAATGATATTAATATCAATTTTTCTTCTGATGAAAAAAATGAGCTTATTAGGTTTCTTTGGGAAGTTGCATATGCTGATAAAACTCTTGAGATCAATGAAGAAAGATTGATAAGAAGAATAGCTGATTTAATTAATTTAAAAGATATAAAGGTTCTTAAATTAAAGAATGATGCAAAAAAAAATAATTAAAAATCTATATAACTGCTATGTTCTTTTATAAAAGCCATCGCATCGGATCGTTTGCAATTGCCACTAAAATTTTTGATATGGTCATCGTAAATATCTTCGCCTACAAAAGTAGTGACTTGAAAAAATACTACGCACTTTTCTATTTCATTTAATCTATCATCCGCATTTAATTCCGTAATAAGTTTATTAAAAGTATTTTTTAGATAATTCATTTTTAGATTAGGCTTGTTATCAATTACTATTAAATTGTGTTGATTTTTATCAATGGGTTGATATTTGTTCCACTCAACTCCATTTGATGATATTCCTGGTTTACCAAAGTAGGCAAAATTTTTCCAAAAATTCATCATATTTTTTGATGTAAATCTTTTCGAAGGTCCTTTTGGATAAATTAAAAATCCATAATCGCCAACTAAACCATCATCTCCTGAAATTAGAGGAATTTCTGTAGCATGAGCAGCACCAAACAATTCTTTAAAGTTAGCCACATAAAAGCTTCTATGGTCATCCCAATCAAACCTGTATAAATATAAATTATTGTTGTCTGCAATGTTTAATAACATAGCAGGCTCTAAAACGCCCCTAATTTGCCAAGCAGCACTTCTATAATAATTGAATGCCTCAAATGCATTCTTATCAGCTAATACAACTTTCGGAATATTTAGGATTTCTCCTATTAATGAGTATTCAACATCAACAAAATAGTCTGCTGTACCAAGCCATAATTTGACTTCATCTTTGTTAGAACCAAGAATCATTGGTACATTATTAACGTGCTCTTTTTTTCCAAGGGCATGTTTTAAACCAATTTCAGGTATTACTATGCCATCTGAAGTCAATAAAGGAATATCTTGATTTGAGTCACTAGAGGTATAAAATTTAAAAATTTCAGATGCTTTTGAACTCTTAAGCAAATTTCTAACATTTTCATCATCAAGTTTTTGAGACGAATTTTTAAGAAGGTAATTTACTAGTTTTGAGCTAGTATAATCGGAGGTATTTGAAATTTTACTTTGTTTATAAGCATTTTCTGGACTAATTGAAGTAGTGTAGCCTGACTGTACTATGGCTTTGTTAAATAAACCAGAAGCCTGAGAGGAGACAATTAACGAAAGTACATTATGACCTCCTGCAGATTCCCCAAATATTGTAATATTATTAGAATCACCACCAAACTTTTCAATGTTATTTTTAGTCCAGTTTAATGCACTTATTATATCAAGAGTTCCAAAATTTGAGGTTTGATCTAGTCCATCTTGATTTTTTTGAATTGCTGGATGTGAAAACCACCCAAATGGTCCTAACCTATAATTTATAGATACAACAATAACATTGTGTTTTCTTACAAATTTAGAGAAATCATAAATATCTTTTAAGCCTGAAACATTGCCTCCACCATGAATCCAAAACATAACTGGTAAAAGTTTGTTATTTGAATAATTTGTTGGTGCTTTGATATCTAGATATAAACAATCCTCTTTGCCAACAAAAAAATTGTCACCGTCAACTCCGCCAAGATTTGATGGTTCTTGGATGCAAAAATTATTATCTTTATCGCTAATTAGTGCATCTTGTGTATTTATTAGCCTTGGAGCCCGCCATCTTAGGTCGTTTATGGGTGGTGCAGCATATGGAATGTCATTCCAATACAATATTCTGTTTTTTATAACGGCCTTGGTTATACCAGAACTAGTTTTCACAGTATATTTCTCATTGTCAGCATTTAAAGACACAAAGAAAAAGGCGCAAACCATGATATGAATATATTTTGTGAAACTAAAACGCATTGTTGTTATATTATTTAATTGAAATTATTTTATTTTTGAAAGAAATTATATATTAAATCGGGATGTAGCGCAGTCTGGTAGCGCACTACACTGGGGGTGTAGTGGTCGTCGGTTCAAATCCGGCCATCCCGACCAATTTAAATATTCACAATAATTTCACAATAATGAAATAAAGCACGTGTATAGTATTTTATTGGCATGAAAATTGCCTTACATTATATATATGTATGTATATTTAAGTTTATTAATAAAAATGTATAAAAATTAGCAAATCATGTTATTTTTATCTATAATCTCTCAGATAATTATTAAATAATAGGGTTAAAAATTATGGCAAAATTCATTAAATCAAAATTCAGAGTTCTTTGGGGTACGGTTTTTGCATTCTTTTATGGCTTCTTTGCCTCAGAAGCAATAGCTGATGACCACGAAGGAGATATGGCAGAAGAGGAAAAGGCTCCAGATAGCAAGTTGAGTCCTGGTGCAATTGCAGCTGCAGTAGCAGCGGCAGCTGCTTTAATAGCATCTGATAGTGATGATAGTTCGGCAACACCAGCACCAGCACCATTACCATCACCAACGCCTACGCCTACGCCTACGCCTACACCAACGCCTACGCCTACGCCTACGCCTACGCCTACGCCAACGCCAACGCCAACGCCAACGCCTACGCCTACGCCTACGCCAACGCCTACGCCAACGCCTACGCCAACGCCTACAACACCGGCAACTACTACTAGTACTAGTACTAGCACAAGTACAACACCAGCAACAAGTACAAGTACAAGTACAAGCACAAGCACAAGCACAAGTACAAGTACAAGTACAAGCACAAGTACAAGCACTGGCACATAATCAATACATGAATACAAAAATAGCGGCTTAGCCGCTATTTTTTTGTATATAAATTAATTAATTAAGAAATCCATTCCATTGATCATTTAGTTCGTATCTAGATGAGTTATAAATCAAACCCCTAAGATCTTTATCAAAAATTAATTTAGCACCGCCATCTCTTGTAAGAGGCGCTAATTTAAAAGTTGAGTAATTACCTTTATAATTATTATCAAAAAAATCTATAGGTATCTGGAAATAAAACCCCTTATCAAAACTACCCTCTCCAAATGTTTCGGCTGAAATATTAGTTCTTGTAAAGTAAACTCCTGCCTTAAAACCCGATTGAGTTCTTCTACCGATATCCAAAGTATAACCATCATCTTTTGCAAGGTATCTGCCAAAACTTAAATTAGATTCAATACCAGCTGCAAATCTATAGCCGAGATTTATATGTCCTGTAACAGTCTCATATTCTTGAAAATTAAACCTTTGATCAAATGTTCTTTGTTTTACGTGAAATAGCTCAAGTCCCAAATTATAGTTTTTATTAAAAGGCTTGTATAAAAGCTCTCCACCAAAACCTCCAAACATTTGCTCAAAAATACCGCCACTAATCTTTGCATAAACCTCTTTATGAGGCGACCAAATATAATCTAATTGCATTCTTCCTATGTATGGGTCATCTTCTTTAAGATATTGAACCATATCAGTTCTAACATGTTCCATTACAGACCCTGGGCCTGAGATAGTATTTCTGAAATTATCATATAGCCGAAGATTAAGTTCACTTGAAAGAAGAAGATTTCTTGAAAATTGAATCTCAGAAATATGTTGAAGATTAATACCTCCAAAATAAAATCTTTCTGGATTACCAATATGAGACACTATTGTGGGGCTAATGGATGAAAAGATAGAGGGAAATATAACGCGTGGCCTAAATTCATCATCTAAGAAATGATTAGGATCTCCAGAATCTATTCTAGAATTTCTAATTTTTAATTCTATTGGAGTATTTAAATTCTCATTAACATGATCGGCGATATAAGTTATGTTATTCAGCTCGATACCAGCATTGATGTGAGAGATATTAATTAAGCTTAAATCAATCTCATTTAAGTCTGCAACCTTTTTTGATATAGATGCAGCATATGATGATGACCTTATTGCATTTCTGTGATCAGATGTTGAGATAGATACATCAAGGTTACCATTTTTATGCAATGTAGAAGTTTGAAGGAAAAGTCTGTTGCTATTTAAGTTATTAAGAAGATCTTCATAAAAAATATTTTTCTCTCCTTTTATATCATTTTGCTTAATAACTTTAGGTTTAAATTTTGGTTTAGTTGACAGAGAGTTATCAAAGGTAATTGCTAAATTAAAACTTAAATTAAAAGTGTTACCCTTTATGTAAGATGCATCTATAGTCATATGCTTGTTTAGTGTATAACTTAAACCAAAATTTATGTCAGTGTCTTTCCTTCTGAGTGCATCTATCGCATCCCCTCTATTGTTTGCAGAAAAATTTAAATAATCTAAAGGATCGTATTCAAGTTTTAAATTTAAACTTCTAGCAAAAGATAGTGAGTGTTCAATACCACCAAAAACGGTTGCATCTCCTCTAAACCATTGATCATATGAAGGAGATCCTCCTAATTTATAATTATTTGATGTAGCTGGCCTTGAAGAAAGAGATGAGAATAGACGAGATAAAGGATTTTTAAAAGAATTATCTCCAGCATACTTACCCCAACCCATTCCAACTGTAAGTTTAGTATTATTAAATTGATTGGTTGCAACAATATATTCTTTAGTAAAAAAACCTGTTCCAGCAAAGTCATCTAAACCAATGGCTAAATTAGGAATATTATTATTTTTTGGTCTATAAATAAACTTAACATTAAAACCTTTGTCGAGGTAATGACCTCTAACTTTGTTGCCTTCCCACCTTAGATCTGATGGTCTGTAATAAAAATAACTCGCTTCAAGCCAATCAAATGGTGAAGCAGTAAGCGTTCCAAACTTCCACATATCATTTTTATTAAGAGTTAAAGCTATTGAACCCTCGGGTCTTGAATCGGCAACTGGAGTCTGAATTAAGCCAATTTGCCCAAATGAATTATAAGAAAAGTTATAAATCTGTTTACTATTTGGCTTTAAATAATCTAAATATCCAGAGTGAATTGAAGTACTAAAAATTAATAAAAAAAAAATCTCATTAAACTATTTAATTTGAATTATTTAAAACAGATAGAGAAGTTAAACTTAGAGCAATACTGCTTATTATCGGTGCCCAAATTGAGGCTAATTGAAGAGAGGTAGCAAAATTAGTTGTTTGAGGTACGTATATTATTGAGCCTGGATAAATTAATTTTTTATTGCTGTCTTGAATAATAAATGAAAGTCTTGCATTAGAATTCAAATTCTCAGTTTCGCCGTTTGGATGAATGATAAAGATATTATCTTTATCAGCTGTTCTTAAGTATCCCCCTGCCTTATTAATATAAAATTCAATGTCCATATTAGGTGAGTACCTTATTGCACCAGAATTACCAACCTCTCCCTGGACAAATACTTGTTGTGTTATTTGTGGAATCAATAACTGATCTCCATCTTCTAAGATAGTGTCTAGAGATGGATAATTTTTGATTAGATCTAAATCAAATTCAGCAATGATTCTACCAGTTGGTTCTGTTTCCTTAAGTTGTAAAAGTAGATTACCTATTGCGGAATCTTGATTTGCAGCTGATGCTCCATTTGTAATTAGATTTGTTATGAATTCATCATAAAGTCTTTCTTTTGAAGTCTCATTAACTTCTAACGCTTTTTTATTCTCAAGATATCCACCAAAAGGATATGCGGATGATTCATATCCACCTGCGGCAATGATTGCTTCACTTAGTTTTGTTCCCCGATTTAGCTTATAAGTACCTGGATTCATTACAGATCCAAGTATTGTAATTGTATCTACCTTATATTCCCTAATATAGATTGAATCATTATCAAAAAAATTTTCTGCATAAAGTTCGTCTAGTGATAAATTAATTACTTGACTTTTTCCAGACGAGACTCTTTTAAGAACAATATTTTCATAGTCATTGTCTTTAGCAAATCCATTTGCAAAATTTAAAAGATCCTGAAAAGTATCACCCTCTTTAAGTTCATATGTAGCGGGCCTCATCACTCCTGATTCAAAAGAAACTAGTTTTCCTCTGGGGTTTACAACAATGCTATCCCCAGATCTTAATCCATTTGAAAAGTTATATTTACCGTAAATTAATACATCATATATATCCAATATATCAATAACTTCACCAGATCTAACTAAACTAATATTCCTATAGCTACCTATATCATTTATTCCTCCTGCCATACTCAAGGCATGAAGCATATTTGAGTTTCCATTTAGAGTATAAATACCTGGGTTATATGAATTTCCAACAATTAGAATATTTATATCTCTTATATTTTTTAATGAAATATATGCCTCAGTACCAATATAAGAATTCTTAACCTTTGCTTTGATTAGGCTGCTTGCATCATTTAATGACAGTCCTGCAAGGTTAAGCTTTCCGATATCTGAAAGATTAATTGATCCATCTCTACTTATTGCATACTCATCAATATTATCTTTTTGACCAATAAGCTGGATTTCAAGAACATCGCCAAAGTCAAGAATATATGAAGAATCAAGATTTGGCTCGTTTATTGGCATGAATGATGTCTGCATAACATCAAAAAAATCTGCTCCAAATATTGATGAAGCCAAATCATCTTCATCATCTTCATCTTTTTCTTTATCTACAAAAGTAGATGCTCTTCTGTAAACTGGTTCTTCAAGTTTTTTTTCTGCCTCCATTTTACTTTCTAAGTCTTGTCTGACTGTTTCTGGAAGGCTTTCTAAATATGATTCATCTAACTCTTGAGAGTAGGAAACTATTGGAATTAAGAGCATAGCTGATAAAAGAATTTTTTTTGTCAATTTATTTCTCTCTTTACATTCACTGAAGGCTTAAAATTTAATTTATCTACTTCAGGTATTATATATGAATCTAGTGTTTTTGGGTTTCTGCCAATACGTTTAGGTGTTTTTTTAAAACTAAAAGTACCAAAATTGCTTATTTTAACTAATTTAGATTTAGATTTAGATTTAATGATCTCTAAGAATAACTCAAATAAACCTGAAGCATCATTGTTTGAAATTAAAGAGTTTTTTGCTAGATTTTTAATTATATTTTTCTTTCTTAAATTCATATATTATTAAATTCCTGGTATTGATACTCCTTCAATTTTTAAAGACTGATTTACAATGTCATTATAGATTAATTCTATTTGCGATGAGGTAAGTGTTTGTTCTTTAGATTGAAAAATAAATCTAAAACCAATTTTTATTTCTTTTTGCTTTTCATTTTTAAAGTAATCGAAAATAAACATATCCTTAATAAGATCGCTTTTAAAGTTTAGTAATAAATCTTGAAGATCCTTTATTTTAGTATAGTCCTTAATTGAATATGAAATATCTTTAAAAGAGGAAGGTAATTCAGATACAGGACTGTACTTATGAAAATGTTCTGGAGGTTTTGATTTTTCTTTATAAGATAGAATATCATTTGAGAAAATATCAATATCAACTTCTAAACTGACTATTTCATTCTTTATTTTTGTATCTAATGAATCCCTTGATAATATTTTAAAATTAAAATTCTTATTTGGCAGTATTTCTTGAAATATATTTTCTAGGTATTTCTTATTAATTTTTTTTGAGAAATCTTGATAATTCAGGCCCACTCTTCCGCTTGCGATAATAGATAACTTTCTTTTCTTATGATGAACATCGTTAGATGTATATATGTCTGATATTTCAAATAATTTTATTGACTCTTTTTGCCTTCTCTCATTGTATAAAAGATTATCTAATAAAGAGTTAATTAAATTTGTTCTTAAAAATTCTCTGTTTGAATCTAACGGATTATCAACTTTTATTGCTTTATCCGAAGATAGAGGTACAAATGGAGAGTTAATAACTTCATAAAAACCATGATCTAAAAGAAAGTATCTTAATTTATTCTCAATATCTTTTTGATTATGCTTATCATTTTTTAGAACATTTATATCTGCTCTTGAAATATTGTCATAGCCAATAACTCTTGCAACCTCTTCAGCTAGATCATTTTGGGTCTTAATATCACTTCTAAATGCTGGG
Proteins encoded in this region:
- a CDS encoding PQQ-dependent sugar dehydrogenase, producing the protein MKNKVWFYLFIFTLNIFSDDNLQKLTLPDGFKISIYASNIESPRQITQSENGYIFVGSKNGDSIIALIDKDNDGIIENKYIVAKDLENPTGVTYWNKDLYFSEIDKIWKIENIDKWVESYDDQIPKKELYFDGLPSDRWHGFKYIDFGPDGNMYIPVGVPCNICLEPQKKDPRYAAIHKLLNGKLIPVAEGVRNSVGFDWHPITKKMYFSDNGRDWLGDDSPSCELNVINEEGSFYGYPYKHAKNVIDPKFGNLIPTINREFIDPIAELGPHVAPLGISFYDDSMFPKKYQNGVFIALHGSWNRTKKSGYKIVFVNLDDNGNYLYQEDFINGWLEDENAWGRPVSPFVMNDGSLLISDDKYNAIYRVQYSKDY
- a CDS encoding undecaprenyl/decaprenyl-phosphate alpha-N-acetylglucosaminyl 1-phosphate transferase, whose protein sequence is MQTSLTLSILFLSFFASITFNGLLRNIAKKRKILIDIPDKSRKFHSRSTPLTGGIGIFLGMITAAILLTGLTEGEYNFKFKDQGIISNISGNSNLVYKNFEVNNEDYKLSLISDTDSDKISVGIDTLSNKERNSKIDIEPISDNKFKVILSNGEYQIFIVQDNKVSEISPNNEEILNEYITKNTDDLRINVNDFAFYLYLFGLLVLIFMILDDYYGLKAITRLFFQGSIAAAMIFFSGEYLVSLGNLFSSNEIILGAIGIPFTIFCVVGLMNAFNMIDGLNGICASFVLIPLVFLTFLGKFSYGLLIPIGALLGFLAYNLGYLGKKRSVFLGDSGSNLLGFMIAFICIEYSQNITHASYINPVTALWLVALPLIDCLGVMFSRSMNGIMPFRPGRDHLHHKLLDMGFKPKSILLIFISASIFLCGFGFLLQTLFSDSSYISFYIFVLFSLLFYLFTKKRKI
- a CDS encoding TerB family tellurite resistance protein; translation: MLNFFKKKKIENEIKESKYDIRLIGSILAYEIARSDGDIDEIELELILNQIKTISLEVEQSEEDILNLVETYHQDNVSFNEFINDININFSSDEKNELIRFLWEVAYADKTLEINEERLIRRIADLINLKDIKVLKLKNDAKKNN
- a CDS encoding carboxylesterase family protein; protein product: MKTSSGITKAVIKNRILYWNDIPYAAPPINDLRWRAPRLINTQDALISDKDNNFCIQEPSNLGGVDGDNFFVGKEDCLYLDIKAPTNYSNNKLLPVMFWIHGGGNVSGLKDIYDFSKFVRKHNVIVVSINYRLGPFGWFSHPAIQKNQDGLDQTSNFGTLDIISALNWTKNNIEKFGGDSNNITIFGESAGGHNVLSLIVSSQASGLFNKAIVQSGYTTSISPENAYKQSKISNTSDYTSSKLVNYLLKNSSQKLDDENVRNLLKSSKASEIFKFYTSSDSNQDIPLLTSDGIVIPEIGLKHALGKKEHVNNVPMILGSNKDEVKLWLGTADYFVDVEYSLIGEILNIPKVVLADKNAFEAFNYYRSAAWQIRGVLEPAMLLNIADNNNLYLYRFDWDDHRSFYVANFKELFGAAHATEIPLISGDDGLVGDYGFLIYPKGPSKRFTSKNMMNFWKNFAYFGKPGISSNGVEWNKYQPIDKNQHNLIVIDNKPNLKMNYLKNTFNKLITELNADDRLNEIEKCVVFFQVTTFVGEDIYDDHIKNFSGNCKRSDAMAFIKEHSSYIDF
- a CDS encoding YjbH domain-containing protein — its product is MQTPVADSRPEGSIALTLNKNDMWKFGTLTASPFDWLEASYFYYRPSDLRWEGNKVRGHYLDKGFNVKFIYRPKNNNIPNLAIGLDDFAGTGFFTKEYIVATNQFNNTKLTVGMGWGKYAGDNSFKNPLSRLFSSLSSRPATSNNYKLGGSPSYDQWFRGDATVFGGIEHSLSFARSLNLKLEYDPLDYLNFSANNRGDAIDALRRKDTDINFGLSYTLNKHMTIDASYIKGNTFNLSFNLAITFDNSLSTKPKFKPKVIKQNDIKGEKNIFYEDLLNNLNSNRLFLQTSTLHKNGNLDVSISTSDHRNAIRSSSYAASISKKVADLNEIDLSLINISHINAGIELNNITYIADHVNENLNTPIELKIRNSRIDSGDPNHFLDDEFRPRVIFPSIFSSISPTIVSHIGNPERFYFGGINLQHISEIQFSRNLLLSSELNLRLYDNFRNTISGPGSVMEHVRTDMVQYLKEDDPYIGRMQLDYIWSPHKEVYAKISGGIFEQMFGGFGGELLYKPFNKNYNLGLELFHVKQRTFDQRFNFQEYETVTGHINLGYRFAAGIESNLSFGRYLAKDDGYTLDIGRRTQSGFKAGVYFTRTNISAETFGEGSFDKGFYFQIPIDFFDNNYKGNYSTFKLAPLTRDGGAKLIFDKDLRGLIYNSSRYELNDQWNGFLN
- a CDS encoding SLBB domain-containing protein; translated protein: MTKKILLSAMLLIPIVSYSQELDESYLESLPETVRQDLESKMEAEKKLEEPVYRRASTFVDKEKDEDDEDDLASSIFGADFFDVMQTSFMPINEPNLDSSYILDFGDVLEIQLIGQKDNIDEYAISRDGSINLSDIGKLNLAGLSLNDASSLIKAKVKNSYIGTEAYISLKNIRDINILIVGNSYNPGIYTLNGNSNMLHALSMAGGINDIGSYRNISLVRSGEVIDILDIYDVLIYGKYNFSNGLRSGDSIVVNPRGKLVSFESGVMRPATYELKEGDTFQDLLNFANGFAKDNDYENIVLKRVSSGKSQVINLSLDELYAENFFDNDSIYIREYKVDTITILGSVMNPGTYKLNRGTKLSEAIIAAGGYESSAYPFGGYLENKKALEVNETSKERLYDEFITNLITNGASAANQDSAIGNLLLQLKETEPTGRIIAEFDLDLIKNYPSLDTILEDGDQLLIPQITQQVFVQGEVGNSGAIRYSPNMDIEFYINKAGGYLRTADKDNIFIIHPNGETENLNSNARLSFIIQDSNKKLIYPGSIIYVPQTTNFATSLQLASIWAPIISSIALSLTSLSVLNNSN
- a CDS encoding HU family DNA-binding protein, whose product is MNLRKKNIIKNLAKNSLISNNDASGLFELFLEIIKSKSKSKLVKISNFGTFSFKKTPKRIGRNPKTLDSYIIPEVDKLNFKPSVNVKREIN